The genomic DNA ATATCTGAGCGATATAAGGCGGGCGGCACCGGAAAAGTGGAAAACCATCATCCGCCAGCCAATGGCATGATCTCATCTGCGATATAAAGCACATGGATTCCGCTGCCCACGAGTCATTGACGGGGGCGCCCAATCACCTGATTCTTGAAAACCTGGAGAAGCTTGCGGGAAGGAGGGATGTATCCCTCTTGGCATCCCGAAGTATCAGTAGCTCGGCAGGGAATATACGCTTCACGGAACGCCGGGACCCTCTCAATCAAGGCACCAGGAGCTCAAGGATAATTGAAGCAGAGGGCATACGCGGCATCATCGAATAAAGCAGGAAGATGGTTTCATTTCAGGCAGCGCAAGGGATGAATGCTCTCATAAATCCCGGAAATCTTGCAGCAGTTCCAGTCTATTCTCTCGTCTCCCTGCCATGGGAGGAAGGCTCAATAGAGATAACGCTGGGCGTCATCAATGGTGATATAGGTCACGTCAGATCGTTTTCTCGTAACTCTTTTCCCTGCTTTTACCTCGAACAGCTCTTCTTTTCCCGCGACTTTTTTCACGATATCAATCTCCGCGCCATAGTCAGATCGAAAGAACCCGAGCTCATAGGGCTCCCCTGCATAATCGAGAGAACGGCTTATGCCCATGTAGACTGCATTTTCAAGCAGCTGACCCTTGTCCGCCCTCTGGTCTATGGGCGAAAAATCATTAATGAGGCAGTTCCGCATTCCCGGATCGGTAAAATAGACCTTTGTTCTCTTGGTGATTGACTCCCGCCTGTTGGTTGAAAGGGGATGAGCGCGGGTCACGAGGCCCATCTGCTCAAAGATCTCGATGAAATTGACCACGCTTGCCCGGGAAAGGCCCGTATTCTCCGCAAGCTCGTTGAAATTAACCAGCTGCCCGATCTGCAGCGCCAGGAGCCTGGCGAGATGGTACACCTGGGCAGGCTTGCGCACTGCCGAGAGCTCCAGTATGTCCCGGGAGAGCAGAGCATTGACCAGCCCGCGAAGATACCCGGCGTAGTCAGCTTCAGGAATGTTCTGAAGCTGGGGGAGTGAGCCGTAGACAAGAGTGCGCAAAAGCATCTGCTGGTTGAATTCATAATGAGTGAACTCACTGCCTGAATCAAAGGCCATATTCTGCTGAGTATCGATCTCTTTCAGCGAGAGGGGATAGAGCCTTATTTCCCTGAGGCGCCCTGCAAGGGAATCACCGACACCGGCGCGGATTTTCAATTCTGATGACCCCGTAAGAAGGAACGGCAGATTATAGGTATCATGCAGATGCTTGACAATGCCTGTTGCATCGGGGCTTTTCTGGATTTCATCGACCACGATGACATGGTCCTTGTATCTGCTGGCAAACAGGGCCAGGTTGTGCCTGTCCCTGCCCGTGAATTCGGCGATATCAGAGATGAGGTCGAAATTAAAGAACACCGAGGGCCTGTTGATGCACGCGGCTTTTGCCAGCGTCGATTTCCCCACCTGTCGAAGCCCCAGAATAAGAATGATCGGGGGGTTCCTTCGGTCTAACAGTGTGCCTATTTCATGTAAAACCTGCCTGTACATATATCAATTATACATTAATACCAGTGATAATGTCAAATAAAGCGTACATAAAGCGGGTTATATGCCCGTCCCTGTCTCACCGCCACCTCCCGATATCTCCGATTTCTGCATTCTGCTCCGTAACCACATTGCCACTTGAAGGGCCCTCCGGTGGAATCCGGAGCAGCCTGCGGAATTCAAGGCAAGAGCATCAGGCGCAAGCCGGCCGATCCTTTTGCCAGGTCTTCCCCCGAAAGGGCGAGCAGCTCCATGGCGGGAGATGAGCATGCACAATGCGCACGACAAAGTTTGCTTCAGAAAGGTATCTCTCGATTATCAGGCAAATATATTCATGGCTGACAGGCTCGTCTGCCAAGCCGGCCTATGAAGGCAGCAGGTAGCCTCCATTTTGCGGCTTCGTCAACAGTGGAGCCTGTCCCCATTAAATGTAAAGGAATAAGAGAGATGCTGATGAAGAAGTTTTGTGCTCTCCTCGTTCTGGCCCTGTTGCTGTCTCAAATCGCTGTCAATGCGCAGTCCGCGTCTGCGGGAAGCGCTCATCGCCTTATTGCAGAGCCCGATGACGGCCGCAATGCGCTGCTCTATATGCTTGACAATGCGAAGGAGACTATCACGCTGACGATTTATGAGATTGATGACCCGGAAATAAATGCCGCATTGATCCGCGCCGTCAAGCGCGGCGTGAAGGTGCAAATCCTCTATAACTACTATTCCTTCCTGTCAATGGGCCGCGAATAC from Candidatus Eremiobacterota bacterium includes the following:
- a CDS encoding ATP-binding protein, whose amino-acid sequence is MYRQVLHEIGTLLDRRNPPIILILGLRQVGKSTLAKAACINRPSVFFNFDLISDIAEFTGRDRHNLALFASRYKDHVIVVDEIQKSPDATGIVKHLHDTYNLPFLLTGSSELKIRAGVGDSLAGRLREIRLYPLSLKEIDTQQNMAFDSGSEFTHYEFNQQMLLRTLVYGSLPQLQNIPEADYAGYLRGLVNALLSRDILELSAVRKPAQVYHLARLLALQIGQLVNFNELAENTGLSRASVVNFIEIFEQMGLVTRAHPLSTNRRESITKRTKVYFTDPGMRNCLINDFSPIDQRADKGQLLENAVYMGISRSLDYAGEPYELGFFRSDYGAEIDIVKKVAGKEELFEVKAGKRVTRKRSDVTYITIDDAQRYLY